In a genomic window of Pochonia chlamydosporia 170 chromosome Unknown PCv3seq00023, whole genome shotgun sequence:
- a CDS encoding ribonuclease H-like protein (similar to Metarhizium robertsii ARSEF 23 XP_007826547.1) produces MKATHYTFNASTAGSIVRHLRKEHKIFQPAGSREDRVAGTGSAQRSLLDMLRADPKNPRDQSLLSNLHTLFDPAMNQLLLLDWLTYHNLPFNLVNSERSRRLLLYNNPCLQEGGIPSDRTLVNLLTKEYNRALDPVKAILQRARNMIHFTLDGWTSRQNSSFLGVNAHFIDRDWKQWRILLALAALRKRHTGAALADDVADTICAFSLQHKIGCCTLDNATNNGTAMEALGHEFDFDQHERRIRCAPHFLNLSVKAMMYGGKRDNFAELLAHWGDEDFMTDEDEQRQLSDAVDALNGDDDLDTPNLEEDYESNTTLGESQDSCLVPEMVNADKMEKYRKYGPFGKLHNIGIALRTSSQLLEDFHEAQRQTAPDEPGINSDEAMASRALLKRSALNRMLSIIEERWIRQGAKEQDRPTILKEKLSLEEWKVVTAVQKILQPFKVASKQLQGAGISGKRSTTGGFDEYFQVIEMLLDHLEWAIQGVIIEENDDHMMEEVHLFDDMDAKTRRLLKIYIKLGWKKLNNYYDKLTSTAYVAAVVFHPSKKWRALEQLWNQLPSRQTSGWKKAYAGNLTSIREENYKHMAHEPACNAMSASGSHDALDYIERRLAFNRSIIRQDAEGLQSKRPKQPAALPTQDELDQYLSEPPVDNIAYKADPIAWWRDVGAVRFPQLSYMAVDFLTIASSSAETERDFSSCGRMVTPLRCRLRRHIVGMAQCLRSWSRAGIYQPHLPLDLLEGDNWRQVLQLIGRVNGDMKDQD; encoded by the exons ATGAAAGCTACGCATTACACCTTCAACGCCTCAACCGCTGGAAGCATTGTTCGACATCTGAGAAAGGAACACAAGATTTTCCAGCCTGCTGGCTCACGCGAAGACCGGGTTGCCGGGACAGGAAGTGCACAACGGAGCTTGCTCGATATGCTGCGCGCTGATCCGAAGAATCCTCGCGACCAAAGCCTTCTTAGCAATTTGCATACTTTGTTTGATCCGGCGATGaatcagcttcttctcctggacTGGCTAACTTACCACAACCTCCCGTTTAATTTGGTTAATTCCGAGCGCTCTAgacggctgctgctgtacaACAATCCGTGTCTTCAAGAAGGGGGGATACCCAGCGACAGGACCCTCGTGAACCTCTTAACAAAAGAATACAATCGAGCTCTTGATCCCGTAAAAGCTATTCTTCAAAGAGCGAGAAACATGATTCATTTTACTTTGGACGGTTGGACCTCCCGACAAAACTCATCATTTCTTGGCGTCAACGCCCACTTCATTGATCGGGATTGGAAGCAGTGGAGGATCCTTCTGGCGTTGGCCGCTCTCCGTAAGCGCCATACTGGGGCAGCGCTGGCCGATGATGTTGCAGACACAATATGTGCTTTCAGTCTTCAACATAAGATTGGTTGCTGTACGCTTGATAATGCAACGAACAACGGCACGGCTATGGAagcacttggccatgaatTTGACTTCGACCAACACGAGCGTCGTATTCGGTGCGCTCCTCATTTCCTGAACCTGTCAGTAAAGGCAATGATGTACGGCGGTAAAAGGGACAATTTTGCTGAGCTGCTTGCGCATTGGGGAGATGAGGACTTCATGACTGACGAAGACGAGCAGCGTCAGCTGTCCGACGCTGTTGATGCACTGAATGGCGACGACGATCTTGACACGCCGAATCTGGAGGAAGATTACGAGTCAAACACTACTCTGGGGGAGAGCCAGGATTCGTGCCTAGTTCCTGAGATGGTCAatgccgacaagatggagaagtATCGCAAGTACGGCCCTTTTGGCAAGTTGCACAATATCGGCATTGCTCTTCGAACGAGCAGCCAACTTCTCGAGGACTTTCATGAAGCTCAACGGCAAACTGCCCCTGATGAACCCGGTATTAAC TCCGATGAGGCCATGGCCTCTCGAGCGCTGCTGAAACGATCCGCTTTGAACCGAATGCTGTCAATTATTGAGGAACGATGGATTCGCCAAGGCGCCAAAGAACAGGACCGGCCAACGATattgaaagaaaagcttTCGCTCGAGGAATGGAAGGTCGTTACTGCGGTTCAGAAGATACTTCAACCGTTCAAGGTTGCTTCAAAACAACTCCAGGGCGCAGGCATTTCTGGCAAACGCTCAACAACAGGTGGTTTCGACGAGTACTTTCAAGTGATTGAGATGCTCCTTGATCACCTTGAGTGGGCCATTCAAGGTGTAATAATcgaagagaatgatgatCATATGATGGAAGAGGTTCACTTGTTTGACGATATGGATGCAAAAACCCGTAGGCTCTTAAAAATTTACATCAAACTCGGTTGGAAAAAACTGAACAATTACTATGATAAACTGACCTCGACCGCCTATGTGGCGGCGGTTGTATTCCATCCGAGTAAGAAATGGCGAGCTTTAGAGCAGCTTTGGAATCAGCTGCCGTCTCGTCAGACATCAGGGTGGAAAAAAGCTTACGCCGGGAACTTGACAAGCATCCGGGAGGAAAATTACAAGCACATGGCTCACGAGCCAGCctgcaatgccatgtcagcatctggaagccatgatgccttggactACATTGAGCGCCGATTGGCGTTTAATCGATCAATCATTCGTCAAGACGCCGAAGGACTACAAAGTAAACGGCCAAAACAGCCAGCCGCACTCCCAACACAAGACGAGCTCGATCAATACCTGTCTGAGCCGCCGGTAGATAACATCGCCTACAAAGCCGATCCGATTGCTTGGTGGAGAGACGTTGGCGCTGTGCGGTTTCCCCAGCTCTCTTACATGGCGGTTGATTTCCTCACAATTGCGTCGTCTTCCGCCGAAACAGAGAGAGACTTCAGCAGTTGCGGGAGGATGGTCACACCGCTCAGATGCCGCCTACGACGTCACATAGTTGGCATGGCACAATGCCTTCGATCGTGGAGTAGGGCTGGCATTTatcaaccacatctcccTCTAGATCTCCTTGAAGGAGATAATTGGAGACAAGTACTTCAGTTAATAGGCAGAGTCAACGGAGATATGAAGGACCAGGACTAG